From Trichoplusia ni isolate ovarian cell line Hi5 chromosome 11, tn1, whole genome shotgun sequence, the proteins below share one genomic window:
- the LOC113498458 gene encoding P protein-like isoform X1, with the protein MSTTTNGIINESYENTEDERGKQKPKEVEEVITVIPIEDGNVTPNVKLKFKGNSFSSITEKKLKREWKRRSFQEDESKRFKEDVLSSEELSKSQYSLVSTDLTDGAVQLWFGLPDEVKYDPALSQFRHHYEKEHGGQRSKIKRDPGSIDPSRRLPCVNSAPHLNNNTVIKKEEVSFLNGKDSCSGGGEKQEKLIEDELPPPKKKSKAAQASHCVKLTILVMCWIFFTVIFLMYNEKETIVRHSSVAPGEVKSYAINSELEDLSILLKFTGPFVSEQNEKKINDTTDMPKMKVWIERWAVKNSDKGAQQQAGLTLQSSDTWSIILDPEDRIDFTQGETRSTILTLESTEPRRRASESNHTMFAIRMMTNANTTTPFTFTYTVDPLQLKEGVIYACILLCALYVLIIFEAINRTMAAVLVSTTSIAVLALVGERPSLPELISWLDVETLLLLFSMMVLVAIIAETGLFDYLAVFTFEVTKGKIWPLITLLSVITAFISTFLDNVTTVLLMTPVTIRLCEVMDLDPIPVLMSMVLFSNIGGTMTPVGDPPNVIIASNKQVVQSGVNFTNFTLHMSFGILVVCVQTYFQLRYIFRDPKKLRLNEPRDIKDLRHQISIWRRAADSLPYLSKDEIIVKERLERKIRKLNVKLEALIKESKTRACPKACFQSMLSEMKGKYMIKDKVLLVKCSVAIIFVVLVFFLHSIPEFNRVSLGWTALLGALLLLVLADREDLEPILHRIEWSTLLFFAALFVLMESLSKLGLIEFIGGITEGLIMQVDESARLAVAILLMLWVSGITSAFVDNIPLTTMMVRIVTSLGNNPTLNLPMTPLIWALSFGACLGGNGTLIGASANVVCAGVAEQHGYKFTFMQFFKIGFPVMIGHLIVASFYLLLCHCLLEWH; encoded by the exons AAGCAGTGAGGAGTTGTCTAAGAGCCAGTACTCATTGGTGTCGACTGATCTGACTGATGGAGCTGTGCAGTTGTGGTTTGGGCTCCCCGATGAGGTCAAATATGATCCGGCCTTATCGCAGTTCCGGCATCACTACGAGAAGGAGCATG GTGGTCAAAGATCGAAAATCAAGAGGGATCCGGGATCGATTGACCCATCACGACGGCTTCCCTGCGTCAACTCTGCGCCTCACCTGAACAACAACACTGTGATCAAAAAAGAAGAAGTCAGCTTCTTGAATGGGAAGGACTCCTGCTCAGGAGGTGGAGAAAAGCAAGAGAAATT AATTGAAGATGAACTACCACCGccaaaaaagaaatcaaag GCAGCCCAAGCTAGTCATTGCGTGAAGTTAACTATATTAGTAATGTGCTGGATCTTCTTCACCGTTATATTTCTAATGTACAATGAAAAGGAAACTATAGTACGACATTCGTCAGTCGCACCGGGAGAAGTTAAAA GTTATGCCATAAACTCTGAATTGGAAGATCTATCGATACTCCTAAAATTTACTGGACCATTTGTTTCGGAACAAAATGAGAAGAAAATCAACGATACCACAGATATGCCGAAGATGAAAGTTTGGATTGAGAGGTGGGCAGTGAAGAACAGCGACAAGGGGGCTCAGCAGCAAGCTGGACTTACTTTACAG TCATCGGACACCTGGTCTATCATCCTAGACCCAGAAGACCGAATAGACTTCACCCAGGGCGAGACTCGATCCACCATCCTAACCCTGGAGTCCACAGAGCCCAGAAGACGAGCATCGGAGTCAAACCACACAATGTTCGCAATCAGGATGATGACCAATGCCAATACAACGACACCCTTTACTTTTACCTACACTGTAGACCCCTTGCAGCTTAAGGAGGGGGTTATATATGCCTGTATCTTGTTGTGTGCTCTCTACGTGCTGATTATTTTTGAG GCAATTAACAGGACGATGGCAGCGGTCCTGGTGTCCACCACATCCATAGCTGTCCTGGCCCTGGTTGGTGAGCGACCCTCGCTCCCGGAACTCATCTCCTGGCTGGACGTGGAGACCCTGCTGCTGCTGTTCAGCATGATGGTGCTGGTCGCCATCATAGCTGAAACTGGACTCTTTGACTATCTGGCGGTTTTCACTTTTGAG GTCACAAAAGGCAAGATTTGGCCGTTGATCACTCTCCTCAGTGTGATCACAGCTTTCATATCTACGTTCTTGGATAATGTGACCACGGTGCTACTCATGACACCGGTTACCATCAG ATTATGTGAGGTGATGGATTTGGACCCGATCCCCGTTTTGATGTCCATGGTACTGTTCAGTAACATTGGTGGTACCATGACGCCAGTGGGGGATCCGCCGAATGTCATCATAGCGAGTAATAAGCAGGTCGTGCAATCT GGTGTGAACTTCACGAACTTCACTCTGCACATGTCGTTCGGTATCCTGGTGGTGTGTGTCCAGACTTACTTCCAGTTGAGGTACATCTTCAGGGACCCCAAGAAACTCAGGCTGAACGAACCGAGAGATATCAAAG ATCTTAGACACCAGATCTCAATATGGAGAAGAGCAGCAGACTCCCTCCCATACTTAAGTAAAGATGAGATAATAGTAAAAGAGAGATTGGAGAGGAAGATAAGAAAACTCAATGTGAAGCTGGAAGCCCTCATCAAGGAGTCGAAGACCAGAGCCTGTCCTAAGGCGTGCTTCCAAAGTATGCTGTCCGAAATGAAAGGCAAG TATATGATCAAAGACAAAGTTCTGCTTGTCAAGTGCTCCGTGGCCATCATATTCGTGGTGCTGGTCTTCTTCCTGCACTCCATACCCGAGTTCA ATCGAGTGTCACTCGGTTGGACAGCCCTATTGGGGGCCCTTCTACTATTAGTGTTAGCAGACCGTGAAGACCTGGAACCGATCCTGCACAGGATAGAGTGGTCCACTCTGCTGTTCTTTGCTGCTCTCTTTGTGTTGATGGAG tCTTTATCAAAACTAGGTCTAATAGAGTTCATTGGAGGCATCACAGAAGGGCTTATAATGCAAGTCGACGAGAGCGCGCGCCTGGCTGTGGCTATCCTGCTCATGTTATGG GTCTCAGGTATAACATCAGCCTTCGTGGACAACATACCCCTCACTACCATGATGGTGagaattgtgacgtcactcggTAACAATCCCACGCTCAACCTGCCGATGACACCGCTCATATGGGCGCTCTCCTTCGGAGCCTGTTTAGGAG gTAACGGCACGCTAATCGGCGCCAGCGCAAACGTCGTATGCGCGGGGGTGGCAGAACAACACGGCTACAAATTCACATTCATGCAATTCTTTAAAATCGGCTTCCCCGTCATGATCGGTCATCTCATTGTGGCTTCGTTCTATCTATTACTCTGCCATTGTCTTCTAGAATGGCATTAA
- the LOC113498458 gene encoding P protein-like isoform X2 has product MDKLVKNVKSWGTPRSSEELSKSQYSLVSTDLTDGAVQLWFGLPDEVKYDPALSQFRHHYEKEHGGQRSKIKRDPGSIDPSRRLPCVNSAPHLNNNTVIKKEEVSFLNGKDSCSGGGEKQEKLIEDELPPPKKKSKAAQASHCVKLTILVMCWIFFTVIFLMYNEKETIVRHSSVAPGEVKSYAINSELEDLSILLKFTGPFVSEQNEKKINDTTDMPKMKVWIERWAVKNSDKGAQQQAGLTLQSSDTWSIILDPEDRIDFTQGETRSTILTLESTEPRRRASESNHTMFAIRMMTNANTTTPFTFTYTVDPLQLKEGVIYACILLCALYVLIIFEAINRTMAAVLVSTTSIAVLALVGERPSLPELISWLDVETLLLLFSMMVLVAIIAETGLFDYLAVFTFEVTKGKIWPLITLLSVITAFISTFLDNVTTVLLMTPVTIRLCEVMDLDPIPVLMSMVLFSNIGGTMTPVGDPPNVIIASNKQVVQSGVNFTNFTLHMSFGILVVCVQTYFQLRYIFRDPKKLRLNEPRDIKDLRHQISIWRRAADSLPYLSKDEIIVKERLERKIRKLNVKLEALIKESKTRACPKACFQSMLSEMKGKYMIKDKVLLVKCSVAIIFVVLVFFLHSIPEFNRVSLGWTALLGALLLLVLADREDLEPILHRIEWSTLLFFAALFVLMESLSKLGLIEFIGGITEGLIMQVDESARLAVAILLMLWVSGITSAFVDNIPLTTMMVRIVTSLGNNPTLNLPMTPLIWALSFGACLGGNGTLIGASANVVCAGVAEQHGYKFTFMQFFKIGFPVMIGHLIVASFYLLLCHCLLEWH; this is encoded by the exons ATGGATAAATTAGTGAAGAATGTGAAATCTTGGGGTACCCCCAGAAGCAGTGAGGAGTTGTCTAAGAGCCAGTACTCATTGGTGTCGACTGATCTGACTGATGGAGCTGTGCAGTTGTGGTTTGGGCTCCCCGATGAGGTCAAATATGATCCGGCCTTATCGCAGTTCCGGCATCACTACGAGAAGGAGCATG GTGGTCAAAGATCGAAAATCAAGAGGGATCCGGGATCGATTGACCCATCACGACGGCTTCCCTGCGTCAACTCTGCGCCTCACCTGAACAACAACACTGTGATCAAAAAAGAAGAAGTCAGCTTCTTGAATGGGAAGGACTCCTGCTCAGGAGGTGGAGAAAAGCAAGAGAAATT AATTGAAGATGAACTACCACCGccaaaaaagaaatcaaag GCAGCCCAAGCTAGTCATTGCGTGAAGTTAACTATATTAGTAATGTGCTGGATCTTCTTCACCGTTATATTTCTAATGTACAATGAAAAGGAAACTATAGTACGACATTCGTCAGTCGCACCGGGAGAAGTTAAAA GTTATGCCATAAACTCTGAATTGGAAGATCTATCGATACTCCTAAAATTTACTGGACCATTTGTTTCGGAACAAAATGAGAAGAAAATCAACGATACCACAGATATGCCGAAGATGAAAGTTTGGATTGAGAGGTGGGCAGTGAAGAACAGCGACAAGGGGGCTCAGCAGCAAGCTGGACTTACTTTACAG TCATCGGACACCTGGTCTATCATCCTAGACCCAGAAGACCGAATAGACTTCACCCAGGGCGAGACTCGATCCACCATCCTAACCCTGGAGTCCACAGAGCCCAGAAGACGAGCATCGGAGTCAAACCACACAATGTTCGCAATCAGGATGATGACCAATGCCAATACAACGACACCCTTTACTTTTACCTACACTGTAGACCCCTTGCAGCTTAAGGAGGGGGTTATATATGCCTGTATCTTGTTGTGTGCTCTCTACGTGCTGATTATTTTTGAG GCAATTAACAGGACGATGGCAGCGGTCCTGGTGTCCACCACATCCATAGCTGTCCTGGCCCTGGTTGGTGAGCGACCCTCGCTCCCGGAACTCATCTCCTGGCTGGACGTGGAGACCCTGCTGCTGCTGTTCAGCATGATGGTGCTGGTCGCCATCATAGCTGAAACTGGACTCTTTGACTATCTGGCGGTTTTCACTTTTGAG GTCACAAAAGGCAAGATTTGGCCGTTGATCACTCTCCTCAGTGTGATCACAGCTTTCATATCTACGTTCTTGGATAATGTGACCACGGTGCTACTCATGACACCGGTTACCATCAG ATTATGTGAGGTGATGGATTTGGACCCGATCCCCGTTTTGATGTCCATGGTACTGTTCAGTAACATTGGTGGTACCATGACGCCAGTGGGGGATCCGCCGAATGTCATCATAGCGAGTAATAAGCAGGTCGTGCAATCT GGTGTGAACTTCACGAACTTCACTCTGCACATGTCGTTCGGTATCCTGGTGGTGTGTGTCCAGACTTACTTCCAGTTGAGGTACATCTTCAGGGACCCCAAGAAACTCAGGCTGAACGAACCGAGAGATATCAAAG ATCTTAGACACCAGATCTCAATATGGAGAAGAGCAGCAGACTCCCTCCCATACTTAAGTAAAGATGAGATAATAGTAAAAGAGAGATTGGAGAGGAAGATAAGAAAACTCAATGTGAAGCTGGAAGCCCTCATCAAGGAGTCGAAGACCAGAGCCTGTCCTAAGGCGTGCTTCCAAAGTATGCTGTCCGAAATGAAAGGCAAG TATATGATCAAAGACAAAGTTCTGCTTGTCAAGTGCTCCGTGGCCATCATATTCGTGGTGCTGGTCTTCTTCCTGCACTCCATACCCGAGTTCA ATCGAGTGTCACTCGGTTGGACAGCCCTATTGGGGGCCCTTCTACTATTAGTGTTAGCAGACCGTGAAGACCTGGAACCGATCCTGCACAGGATAGAGTGGTCCACTCTGCTGTTCTTTGCTGCTCTCTTTGTGTTGATGGAG tCTTTATCAAAACTAGGTCTAATAGAGTTCATTGGAGGCATCACAGAAGGGCTTATAATGCAAGTCGACGAGAGCGCGCGCCTGGCTGTGGCTATCCTGCTCATGTTATGG GTCTCAGGTATAACATCAGCCTTCGTGGACAACATACCCCTCACTACCATGATGGTGagaattgtgacgtcactcggTAACAATCCCACGCTCAACCTGCCGATGACACCGCTCATATGGGCGCTCTCCTTCGGAGCCTGTTTAGGAG gTAACGGCACGCTAATCGGCGCCAGCGCAAACGTCGTATGCGCGGGGGTGGCAGAACAACACGGCTACAAATTCACATTCATGCAATTCTTTAAAATCGGCTTCCCCGTCATGATCGGTCATCTCATTGTGGCTTCGTTCTATCTATTACTCTGCCATTGTCTTCTAGAATGGCATTAA